The following proteins are co-located in the Besnoitia besnoiti strain Bb-Ger1 chromosome Unknown contig00007, whole genome shotgun sequence genome:
- a CDS encoding putative DnaJ family chaperone (encoded by transcript BESB_072700) — MYFSSFPFGDDMRGGPGPRRAGSKEKNNTKFYEILEVDRSASVADIKKSYRKLAIKHHPDKGGDPEKFKEISRAYEVLSDPEKRRIYDDHGEEGLEGGGAGADPTDIFDLFFGGGRRATRQASKKKGEDIVSAMKVTLEQMYSGATKRMAINKDVLCKSCNGVGGPADALTTCRDCDGHGVKIVTRQIGPMIQQTQSVCPACKGAGKMMDPSKRCKSCTGKGVVKERKILEIYIEKGAKNHHKVIFHGDADERPNEIPGDVIFILEQQEHAVFKRRGNDLFMTKKISLLESLCGYKFVLTHLDGRQLLIQSPPDTVTKPEAVQIIKGEGMPQQKNPFLKGDLFIVFEVEFPEHVSEADAKKLSQILPKPAEAVMVNEDDPNVEIHIAEPIDPDDLRTRQQTQRTGEAYEEDDDDEHPGQQRVQCRQQ; from the exons ATGTATTTCAGCAGTTTCCCCTTCGGGGATGACATGCGGGGTGGACCGGGCCCTCGTCGGGCAGGaagcaaagagaaaaacaacaCTAAGTTCTACGAAATTCTGGAAGTTGACCGCAGCGCTTCAGTTGCTG ACATTAAGAAGAGTTACAGGAAGCTGGCCATCAAGCACCACCCAGACAAGGGAGGCGATCCCGAGAAGTTCAAGGAAATTTCGAGGGC ATATGAAGTCCTCTCGGATCCTGAGAAGCGCCGGATCTACGACGACCATGGCGAGGAAGgcctggagggcggcggcgccggggccGACCCCACAGACATCTTTGATCttttcttcggcggcggtcgccgcgcgactcGCCAGGCCTCCAagaagaagggagaagaCATTGTCTCCGCCATGAAGGTTACTCTGGAACAGATGTACTCCGGAGCGACGAAACGCATGGCAATCAACAAGGATGTCCTCTGCAAGTCCTGCAACGGCGTCGGTGGACCCGCGGACGCTCTGACCACTTGCCGCGACTGCGACGGCCACGGAGTTAAAATTGTG ACGCGACAGATCGGCCCGATGAttcagcagacgcagagcgtCTGCCCAGCGTGCAAGGGAGCTGGCAAGATGATGGACCCGAGCAAGCGGTGCAAGTCCTGCACAG GCAAGGGTGTCgtgaaggagaggaagatcTTGGAGATCTATATCGAGAAGGGTGCGAAGAATCACCACAAAGTCATTTTccacggcgacgccgacgagcggCCCAACGAGATTCCCGGGGACGTTATTTTCATTCTGGAGCAGCAG GAGCACGCTGTGTTCAAGCGCCGCGGCAACGACCTCTTCATGACGAAGAAAATATCTCTCCTCGAGTCCCTCTGCGGCTACAAGTTCGTTTTGACGCACCTCGATGGCCGTCAGCTCCTTATCCAG AGCCCGCCCGACACCGTCACGAAGCCTGAGGCTGTGCAAATCATCAAGGGCGAGGGTAtgccgcagcagaagaaCCCCTTCTTGAAGG GTGACCTGTTCATCGTCTTCGAGGTCGAGTTCCCCGAACACGtcagcgaggcagacgcgaagaagctCAGCCAGATTCTCCCCAAGCCGGCTGAAGCTGTCATG GTCAACGAAGACGACCCAAATGTCGAGATCCACATTGCGGAGCCGATCGACCCCGATGACCTCCGCACtcgccagcagacgcagcgaacCGGCGAGGCGTACGAGGAGGATGACGATGACGAGCACCCTGGCCAGCAACGTGTGCAGTGCCGGCAGCAGTAG
- a CDS encoding uncharacterized protein (encoded by transcript BESB_072710): MTAEVRPPLALVEVQQKREAAGPQTTWVSSSPLPAFSSLTGTPVTPLPPSRLFASCARRAAATLCPTASLPPSDSALSSFASLSGPVVPSASLRSSSACPFSSSVEGAQSLTALSSPPGHGTHRKKPSRHSLLPAGENSGGFCDDNEHGDDVRSEGDSGRSDGTGEGGCSDEKFARPHPQSRGRGEGSLHTCFPELYESAHALSLAPRTATGGCHGSSSADTGDVGRICGDGLTRPADAQLHGTRKDTQAEDARGSNEEAKDNGHECRECEPLRDDGDTSRGGVAATQRQAEARKKSRGKREWARGRPEELKPQGQCREDDGGTDTDRPQEERKCDHDESQRYAEGGRTFGKEHMQADDIQEPTETGRNMGAQELPEWRTPCECSSSGEEEPWGEMNETTQDTRDEREGRLVPRSSDPTESVTQEYQNRGSRGEGMREAPDVAEGKEMSRVWKQGTGAGAGDTEADAPVFWCNRARHAMTIPGGRGVQFSLARDSAKADGVIVAALGSELASADAAACPGEDSENTGGERTVTGRSRRDQKDSGDGRGSGSLLRVAGHPGSEDAKPTDQTNATLLSTTGIHLQFPWALFRKRKPGEASAGCPAVPSMHARPPSIARLQLETQPCCSHLTASRPSPPASSSRASPVDLRFPARLAPRGVPFRIHHFAPPSLSCAASPVCHRSPRPCSMFGLPVVASASVSACAPSSPAVLRAQSPPSSLLAFPASECPSVFSSRAEPPAVPPRCPRSLSPVASPRRPCLPGSSCSPKHSASPAPCVLYSAPFWKLPSALAGFLSSVVVDSGSPFAEALPVLLACYSSPRFPPFAYPRAFASPVPTRPLPRERDQPSLTGLRQSLRWLHRLLQKGPSKLVVRGSRLRPPSSAGASLSPGSRRPAKRAQRSAEASILLLKQGLPRPASSWACTATSSALHADAGRSGEGQPSSVASGRVRRYENGMDFFSFASVLVSSGVTSLSCSSKRRRSCSEREAILALGELSQLSSVASRRPVLSPDFPLHARAACLLHLRTGVQQESEERDWREKTTAEEHAEKQSKRRRQETAQGEERGLTEKCRISAELDDEHSLRQETRRTPSVDAARHESLGTADDDAESSGEAYGAVEKAAACSGRGVCAPSQGDTGRTGSPPGAQRDAVETHPAEGPSEANQHDATEPLYCTGRDATGGSLLEAPEDSESRYPHENEAVAETEGFLPVPPRAVGEEEKAGSEENVERRKSWAGQRLPEMAPDERTAIGSIHALLSLAIRAPAGRTEYLRPAALNMSAASIDGGSGEQLVPKARQEMRGVRGEGENGDEQGEEQSDGTGTEEDIIFSVVGEEELLQEEASLPLRLPLYLYVSYSLPVWRLLPLHSLTRPGEHSSRPVSYSSSSSSSFSSLSRTNCSSAPAVPDGGRAGEWPYPDVREYGIYHAVVELVEACSLRRQQVRLLDFTSDYSAVFNAAREGEPGCLPSRETVLLSSRRRECSKRDHSRASGRVTDEGEAQGGGASGTEWRRNRLKRHTGEAGDQQEPGIASPIFEPAQATNRSDLQMFDSDVTDSESADRREDKKAPASGPDGNKEDDVFTSLAAALDAIQKRVEALGGRVEGVAEAWCFCGFCAQARKVERPGDLPPSLSRLHPSSLAGAPQQPIVRAEGCAPLVTGSTERSALSPASTSTPPRLPSSASFFFGRSPSQPSTTQSSSKSEDTVSAGMWPPAVGPFFRAQGVKGSMLAANVSATVSATGGSAGIPSLWGSGETTHAELLTNQEKYRAMSDRLRHANHGQEHRKRNTANMFIWIAAANVFLMSGLRDKNAKALRHLFCRQSVQIIFPLHLVRRKKSARLDGMETLARTDDGYGRLRGPRNTSLGSENKTEEKVSKPRRVSERDVHSGEQGRLDDAAEPYHVHPRHALYPASYLIAQLETEHGEANVEKTRIKM; encoded by the exons ATGACGGCAGAGGTTAGGCCTCCACTGGCACTCGTTGAagtgcagcagaagcgcgaggccgcaggcccACAGACGACCTGGGTGAgttcctctcctcttcccGCCTTCTCTTCCCTCACCGGCACGCCCGTCACGCCGCTCCCCCCGTCGCGGCTGTTCGCTTCTTGTGCTCGACGTGCCGCCGCCACCCTGTGCCCGACCGCTTCCCTCCCGCCCTCGGATTCTGCTCTGTCTTCGTTCGCATCGCTGTCTGGTCCCGTTGtgccgtctgcctcgcttcgTTCCTCCTCGGCCTGTCCATTTTCTTCATCCGTGGAAGGCGCGCAAAGTCTCACTGCCCTCTCATCCCCTCCAGGCCACGGCACGCACCGGAAGAAACCTAGTCGGCACTCGCTGCTCCCCGCGGGAGAGAATTCCGGAGGTTTCTGCGACGACAACGAGCACGGAGATGACGTCcggagcgaaggcgactcTGGCAGATCGGACGGAACGGGAGAGGGAGGCTGCAGCGATGAAAAATTCGCCCGGCCACACCCGCAGAGTCGTGGACGAGGAGAGGGCTCGCTTCATACCTGCTTCCCCGAGCTTTATGAGAGCGCGCATGCCCTGTCTTTGGCGCCTCGCACAGCCACCGGAGGCTGCCATGGGAGTAGCAGCGCCGACACAGGAGATGTAGGGAGGATCTGTGGGGATGGGCTCACGAGGCCAGCGGACGCACAGCTGCATGGGACACGCAAGGACACAcaagcggaagacgcgagaggaagcaACGAAGAGGCTAAGGACAATGGGCACGAGTGCCGCGAGTGTGAACCGCTCAGGGATGACGGAGACACATCGCGGGGAGGTGTCGCGGCAACGCAACGCCAGGCTGAAGCCAGAAAGAAAAGCCGAGGCAAACGAGAATGGGCCAGGGGCAGACCAGAAGAGCTTAAGCCGCAGGGGCAGTGTCGGGAAGATGACGGGGGTACAGACACCGACAGGCCTCAGGAAGAGAGGAAATGCGACCATGACGAGAGTCAAAGATACGCTGAAGGTGGCCGCACATTTGGCAAAGAACACATGCAAGCGGACGATATCCAGGAGCCAACAGAGACCGGAAGAAATATGGGTGCACAGGAACTGCCAGAGTGGCGTACTCCTTGCGAATGCTCCAGTTCAGGTGAGGAAGAGCCTTGGGGCGAGATGAACGAAACCACACAGGATACAAGAGATGAACGTGAAGGGCGCCTGGTGCCTCGCAGCAGTGATCCGACTGAAAGTGTAACGCAAGAATACCAGAACCGAGGGTCAAGGGGAGAAGGCATGAGGGAGGCCCCAGACGTCGCCGAGGGCAAGGAAATGTCCCGCGTCTGGAAACAGGGcacaggcgcgggcgcgggcgacacgGAAGCCGATGCGCCTGTTTTCTGGTGCAACAGAGCTAGGCATGCTATGACGATACCGGGAGGAAGAGGCGTCCAGTTTTCGCTTGCCCGCGATAGCGCGAAAGCCGATGGCGTGATTGTCGCGGCACTCGGAAGCGAACTCGCAAGTGCCGATGCAGCAGCCTGCCCTGGCGAAGACTCTGAGAACACAGGAGGCGAAAGAACCGTCACAGGACGTAGTAGACGAGATCAAAAGGACAGTGGGGATGGCCGTGGGAGTGGCAGTCTCCTCAGGGTGGCTGGTCACCCAGGTTCTGAAGACGCCAAACCAACTGATCAAACTAACGCGACGCTCCTCTCTACGACCGGCATCCATTTGCAGTTTCCGTGGGCCTTGTTCCGCAAGCGGAAACCTGGAGAAGCCAGTGCAGGTTGCCCTGCCGTTCCCTCTATGCATGCTCGCCCGCCGTCAATTGCGCGCCTACAGCTAGAAACGCAGCCATGTTGTTCGCATTTGACGGcgtcgcgtccttctccgccagcttcgtcgtctcgcgcttCACCGGTCGATTTGCGTTTTCCTGCTCGGCTTGCTCCTCGCGGCGTTCCATTTCGCATTCATCACTTCGCtcccccttctctctcgtgtgcggcgtctcccgtTTGCCATCGAAGCCCTCGTCCCTGCTCGATGTTTGGCTTGCCTGTTGTAGCGTCCGCATCGGTTTCCGCGTGTGCCCCCTCGTCCCCGGCTGTGCTGCGTGCGCAGTCACCTCCTTCGTCCCTTCTGGCTTTTCCTGCGTCTGAGTGTCCTTCCGTGTTTTCTTCGCGTGCTGAGCCACCGGCCGTACCACCTCGGTGTCCCCGGTCACTGTCGCCTGTGGCTAGCCCACGGCGACCGTGCCTCCCTGGATCTTCTTGTTCGCCTAAGCATTCAGCGAGCCCTGCGCCGTGTGTGCTGTATTCGGCGCCGTTTTGGAAGCTTCCCTCTGCACTCGCCGGATTCTTGTCGTCGGTTGTTGTTGATTCTGGTTCACCATTTGCGGAGGCTCTccccgtcctcctcgcttgctactcgtcgcctcgctttccGCCCTTCGCATACCCGCGGGCGTTTGCTTCGCCGGTCCCTACGAGGCCCCTGCCTCGAGAACGGGATCAGCCTTCTCTGACCGGGCTCCGACAGTCGCTCCGGTGGTTGCatcgcctgctgcagaagggGCCTTCAAAGCTTGTCGTTCGTGGTAGTCGCTTACGCcctccttcgtctgcgggcgccagTTTGTCTCCGGGTTCCCGGAGACCAGCGAAAAGAGCCCAACGATCAGCGGAAGCTTCTATCCTTTTGTTGAAACAAGGCTTGCCGAGGCCTGCCTCTTCATGGGCATGCACTGCTACTTCGTCAGCACTGCACGCGGATGCTGGTCGCAGTGGGGAAGGACAGCCGAGTAGCGTCGCCTCAGGCAGAGTCCGGAGGTATGAAAATGGCATGgactttttttctttcgcgtCCGTGCTCGTCTCTTCTGGCGTGACTTCTTTATCGTGCTCCTCGAAACGCCGTAGGAGTTGCAGCGAGCGTGAAGCAATTCTCGCTTTGGGAGAGCTTTCTCAGTTGTCCTCCGTGGCGTCGCGTAGACCCGTCCTCTCTCCAGACTTCCCCCTGCATGCTCGGGCCGCGTGTCTGCTGCACCTACGCACAGGGGTTCAGCAAGAGTcggaggagagagactggagagaaaagacgacCGCAGAAGAacacgcggagaagcagagcaaAAGAAGACGCCAAGAGACTGCTcaaggcgaagagcgaggacTCACCGAGAAATGCAGGATCTCGGCGGAACTCGACGATGAACACTCCCTGAGACAGGAGACACGGCGCACGCCGAGTGTAGACGCGGCCAGACACGAAAGTCTAGGGACAGCGGACGACGATGCAGAGTCAAGTGGTGAAGCCTACGGCGCTGTCGAGAAAGCGGCCGCTTGCTCTGGTCGAGGTGTGTGCGCACCGTCGCAGGGAGATACGGGCCGCACTGGGTCGCCACCTGGCGCCCAGCGAGACGCCGTGGAAACGCACCCCGCTGAGGGCCCTTCGGAGGCGAACCAACACGACGCCACAGAACCTCTATACTGTACAGGGCGCGACGCCACAGGGGGAAGCTTACTTGAGGCTCCTGAGGACAGCGAGAGCAGATATCCTCATGAAAATGAAGCAGTAGCAGAGACCGAAGGCTTCTTGCCTGTCCCACCGAGGGCcgtcggcgaagaggaaaaggcTGGGTCTGAGGAAAATGTAGAACGGCGAAAAAGCTGGGCTGGGCAACGTCTACCGGAGATGGCTCCAGATGAAAGAACCGCTATCGGGTCGATTCATGCGCTGCTGTCACTGGCCATCCGCGCTCCAGCTGGTCGCACCGAATACCTTCGCCCCGCTGCGCTGAATATGTCAGCCGCCTCCATCGATGGCGGTTCAGGCGAGCAGCTTGTCCCCAAGGCGCGTCAGGAGATGAGAGGAGTGCGCGGTGAGGGAGAGAATGGCGACGAACAAGGCGAGGAACAAAGTGATGGAACCGGCACGGAAGAAGATATCATATTCTCAGTTgtcggcgaagaggagcttCTGCAAGAAGAAGCAtccctgcctcttcgtcttcctctctacCTCTACGTCTCGTACTCTCTCCCTGTGTGGCGGCTGCTTCCGCTGCACTCTTTAACTCGCCCAGGGGAGCACTCCTCTCGGCCTGTATCGTATTCGtcatcttcctcgtcttccttttcctcgctctctcgaaCAAACTGTTCAAGCGCGCCTGCCGTACCAGATGGAGGAAGAGCTGGCGAGTGGCCCTACCCGGATGTGAGGGAATACGGAATATACCATGCAGTAGTTGAACTCGTCGAGGCGTGCAGCCTGCGGCGTCAGCAAGTGCGGCTGCTTGATTTTACCTCCGACTATAGTGCAGTGTTTAatgcagcgagagagggagagccAGGCTGCTTGCCGTCTCGCGAAACAGTTTTACTTTCTTCTCGGAGACGCGAATGTAGCAAGAGGGACCACTCTCGCGCAAGCGGCAGGGTGACAGACGAAGGGGAGGCGCAAGGAGGAGGGGCGAGCGGAACGGAATGGCGTCGCAACAGACTCAAGAGGCATaccggcgaggcaggcgatcAGCAAGAGCCAGGCATTGCGTCGCCAATCTTCGAACCCGCACAGGCGACTAATCGAAGCGACCTGCAGATGTTCGACAGCGATGTCACAGACAGTGAAAGCGCGGACCGACGAGAGGATAAAAAAGCACCAGCGTCTGGTCCTGACGGAAATAAGGAAGACGACGTCTTTACCTCGCTGGCTGCTGCATTGGATGCAATCCAGAAGCGAGTCGAAGCCCTGGGCGGGCGCGTtgaaggcgtcgcggaggcctgGTGCTTCTGTGGATTCTGCGCACAGGCTCGTAAAGTAGAACGGCCAGGCGATCTTCCTCCCTCCCTGTCTCGGCTTCACCCATCTTCACTCGCTG GAGCGCCACAACAGCCCATCGTTCGCGCCGAGGGTTGTGCGCCGCTTGTGACGGGGTCGACGGAACGTTCAGCTCTATCGCCGGCGTCCACCAGCACCCCCCCTCGACTACCTTCGTCAGCGTCGTTCTTTTTCGGGCGTTCGCCTTCTCAGCCATCGACGACTCAGTCTTCTTCCAAATCTGAGGATACAGTGTCTGCCGGCATGTGGCCTCCGGCTGTGGGACCATTTTTTCGAGCTCAAGGTGTGAAAGGGAGTATGCTGGCCGCAAACGTGTCTGCAACGGTGTCTGCAACGGGAGGCTCTGCGGGCATCCCGAGTTTGTGGGGTTCCGGCGAAACGACTCACGCAGAGTTGCTAACGAACCAGGAGAAGTACAGGGCGATGTCTGATAGGTTGCGCCATGCGAATCATGGACAAGAGCACCGAAAACGAAACACGGCCAACATGTTCATTTGGATCGCTGCTGCGAACGTTTTCCTTATGTCTGGACTACGTGACAAAAATGCGAAGGCTCTTCGGCATCTCTTCTGTCGTCAGAGCGTACAGATCATTTTCCCTCTGCACCTAGTGCGCCGCAAAAAGAGCGCACGCCTGGACGGAATGGAGACGCTGGCACGAACAGATGACGGATACGGACGGCTGCGCGGCCCCCGAAATACGTCCCTGGGAAGCGAAAACAAGACTGAGGAGAAAGTAAGTAAGCCGAGGCGCGTGAGTGAACGTGATGTGCACTCCGGTGAGCAAGGGCGTCTGGACGACGCCGCTGAACCTTACCACGTTCATCCGCGTCACGCTTTGTACCCTGCGTCGTACCTCATAGCTCAGCTGGAGACAGAGCACGGCGAGGCGAATGTAGAGAAAACGAGGATAAAGATGTGA